A genomic region of Saccopteryx bilineata isolate mSacBil1 chromosome 1, mSacBil1_pri_phased_curated, whole genome shotgun sequence contains the following coding sequences:
- the HNRNPU gene encoding heterogeneous nuclear ribonucleoprotein U: protein MSSSPVNVKKLKVSELKEELKKRRLSDKGLKADLMERLQAALDDEVAGGRPAMEPGNGSLDLGGDSAGRSGAGLEQEAATGGEEEEEEEEEEEGIAALDGDQMEVGEEEEAASEDENGDDQGFQEGEDELGEEEEGAGDENGHGEQQAQPPTTPQQQPQQQRGAAKEAAGKSSGPTSLFAVTVAPPGARQGQQQSGGDGKTEQKGGDKKRGVKRPREDHGRGYFEYIEENKYSRAKSPQPPVEEEDEHFDDTVVCLDTYNCDLHFKISRDRLSASSLTMESFAFLWAGGRASYGVSKGKVCFEMKVTEKIPVRHLYTKDIDIHEVRIGWSLTTSGMLLGEEDFSYGYSLKGIKTCSCETEEYGEKFDENDVITCFANFESDEIELSYAKNGQDLGVAFKISKEVLAGRPLFPHVLCHNCAVEFNFGQKEKPYFPIPEDYAFIQNVPLEDRVRGPKGPEEKKDCEVVMMIGLPGAGKTTWVTKHAAENPGKYNILGTNTIMDKMMVAGFKKQMADTGKLNTLLQRAPQCLGKFIEIAARKKRNFILDQTNVSAAAQRRKMCLFAGFQRKAVVVCPKDEEYKQRTQKKAEVEGKDLPEHAVLKMKGNFTLPEVAECFDEITYVELQKEEAQKLLEQYKEESKKALPPEKKQNTGSKKSNKNKSGKNQFNRGGGHRGRGGFNMRGGNFRGGAPGNRGGYNRRGNMPQRGGGGGSGGIGYPYPRGPVFSSRGGYSNRGGNYNRGGMPNRGNYNQNFRGRGNNRGYKNQSQGYNQWQQGQFWGQKPWSQHYHQGYY from the exons ATGAGTTCCTCCCCTGTTAATGTAAAAAAGCTGAAGGTTTCGGAGCTGAAAGAGGAGCTTAAGAAGCGGCGCCTTTCCGACAAGGGCCTCAAGGCCGACCTCATGGAGCGACTCCAGGCCGCGCTGGACGACGAGGTGGCCGGGGGCCGCCCCGCCATGGAGCCTGGGAACGGCAGCCTAGACCTGGGCGGGGATTCCGCCGGGCGCTCGGGAGCAGGCCTCGAGCAGGAGGCCGCGACCGGcggcgaggaggaggaggaggaagaggaagaggaggaaggtatCGCCGCCCTGGATGGCGACCAGATGGAGGTAggcgaggaggaggaggccgcCTCGGAGGACGAGAACGGCGACGACCAGGGTTTCCAGGAAGGGGAGGATGAGCTCGGCGAGGAGGAGGAAGGCGCGGGCGACGAGAACGGGCACGGGGAGCAGCAGGCTCAACCGCCGACGACGCCGCAGCAACAGCCCCAACAGCAGCGCGGGGCCGCCAAGGAGGCCGCGGGGAAGAGCAGCGGCCCCACCTCGCTGTTCGCGGTGACGGTGGCGCCGCCCGGGGCCAGGCAGGGCCAGCAGCAGTCGGGAG GAGACGGCAAAACTGAGCAGAAAGGCGGGGATAAAAAGAGAGGTGTCAAACGACCTCGGGAAGACCATGGCCGTGGATATTTTGAGTACATTGAAGAGAACAAGTATAGCAG AGCCAAATCTCCTCAGCCACCTGTTGAAGAAGAAGATGAACACTTCGATGATACAGTGGTTTGTCTTGACACTT ATAATTGtgatctacattttaaaatatcaagagaTCGCCTCAGTGCTTCTTCCCTTACTATGGAgagttttgcttttctttgggcTGGAGGAAGGGCTTCTTACGGTGTGTCAAAAGGCAAAGTCTGTTTTGAAATGAAG GTTACAGAGAAGATCCCAGTAAGGCATTTATATACAAAAGATATTGACATACATGAAGTTCGGATTGGTTGGTCTCTAACCACAAGTGGAATGTTACTTG GTGAAGAAGACTTTTCTTATGGGtattctctaaaaggaataaaaacatgCAGCTGTGAGACTGAAGAGTATGGAGAAAAGTTTGATGAAAATGATGTGATTACATGTTTTGCT AACTTTGAAAGTGATGAAATAGAACTTTCCTATGCAAAGAATGGACAGGATCTTGGCGTAGCCTTCAAAATCAGTAAAGAAGTTCTTGCTGGACGGCCACTCTTTCCACATGTTCTCTGCCACAACTGTGctgttgaatttaattttggTCAGAAGGAAAAGCCATATTTTCCAATACCTGAAGACTATGCTTTCATCCAGAATGTCCCCTTGGAAGACCGAGTTCGAGGTCCAAAGGGGCCTGAAGAGAAGAAAGATTGTGAA GTGGTTATGATGATTGGCTTGCCAGGAGCTGGGAAAACTACTTGGGTTACTAAACATGCAGCAGAAAATCCTGGTAAATACAACATTCTTGGAACAAATACCATAATGGATAAAATGATG gtgGCAGGTTTTAAGAAGCAAATGGCAGATACTGGAAAGCTGAACACACTGCTGCAGAGAGCCCCACAATGTCTTGGAAAGTTTATTGAGATTGCTGCCCGGAAGAAGCGAAATTTCATTCTGGATCAG acAAATGTGTCTGCTGCTGCCCAGAGGAGGAAAATGTGCCTGTTTGCCGGCTTCCAACGAAAAGCTGTTGTAGTTTGCCCAAAGGATGAAGAATACAAGCAGAGAacacagaagaaagcagaagTAGAAGGAAAAGACCTACCAGAACATGCAGTTCTCAAAATGAAAG GAAACTTTACACTGCCAGAGGTAGCTGAGTGTTTTGATGAAATAACCTATGTCGAGCTTCAGAAGGAGGAAGCCCAAAAACTTTTGGAGCAGTATAAGGAAGAAAGCAAAAAGGCTCTTCCCCCAGAAAAGAAGCAGAACACTGGTTCAAAGAAGAGCAATAAAAATAAGAGTGGCAAGAACCAGTTTAACAGAGGTGGTGGCCATAGAGGACGTGGGGGATTTAATATGCGAGGTGGAAATTTCCGAGGAGGAG CTCCCGGGAATCGTGGTGGATATAACAGGAGGGGCAACATGCCACAGAGAGGTGGTGGAGGCGGAAGTGGTGGAATTGGCTATCCATACCCTCGTGGCCCTGTCTTTAGCAGCCGAGGTGGATATTCAAACAGAGGGGGGAACTACAACAGAGGTGGAATGCCCAACAGAGGGAACTACAACCAG aacttCAGAGGACGAGGAAACAATCGTGGCTATAAAAATCAATCTCAGGGCTACAACCAGTGGCAGCAGGGT CAATTCTGGGGTCAGAAGCCATGGAGTCAGCATTATCACCAAGGATATTATTGA